A window of the Corynebacterium minutissimum genome harbors these coding sequences:
- a CDS encoding HNH endonuclease family protein — protein MASRTPFFLAAQLNVLVAALVVCGLLLPSPAEQPDTAQGNAPSSTREHPTHAPSPDSPEVDTDSPAAADALAALDSLEVKGRAPMTGYDRAHFGQAWSDDVTVEFGHNGCDTRNDILRRDLDNLVIKEGTFDCVAMSGTLHDPYSGQVIDFQRGAGTSEAVQIDHVVALADAWQKGAQHWSPEQRRNFANDPRNLLAVDGPLNQHKGAGDAATWLPPHRAFRCEYAQRIVDVKAAYGVWVTEAEKEALSRLLQEC, from the coding sequence ATGGCCTCTCGCACCCCCTTCTTTCTCGCTGCTCAACTCAACGTCCTCGTTGCTGCATTGGTGGTGTGCGGCCTGCTACTTCCCTCCCCTGCCGAGCAACCAGACACTGCGCAGGGCAACGCGCCCTCATCTACGCGCGAGCACCCTACGCACGCCCCTTCCCCGGACAGCCCTGAGGTTGACACAGACAGTCCCGCGGCGGCCGACGCCCTGGCTGCGCTGGATTCCTTGGAAGTCAAAGGCCGCGCGCCGATGACGGGTTACGATCGCGCGCACTTTGGGCAGGCGTGGTCCGACGATGTCACCGTCGAGTTTGGCCATAACGGCTGCGATACTCGCAACGACATCCTCCGCCGTGACCTGGACAATCTTGTCATCAAAGAGGGCACCTTTGACTGTGTAGCGATGTCCGGCACGCTGCATGACCCGTACTCTGGGCAGGTCATCGACTTTCAGCGCGGGGCGGGGACATCCGAGGCTGTACAGATTGACCACGTTGTCGCGCTGGCCGACGCCTGGCAGAAAGGCGCCCAGCACTGGTCACCCGAGCAGCGCCGCAATTTTGCTAATGATCCACGCAACCTCCTCGCCGTCGACGGGCCACTCAACCAGCACAAAGGCGCCGGCGATGCCGCCACGTGGCTACCTCCCCATCGGGCCTTCCGCTGCGAGTACGCGCAGCGCATCGTCGACGTGAAGGCGGCGTATGGCGTGTGGGTAACCGAAGCAGAGAAAGAAGCGCTCAGCCGCCTGCTGCAGGAGTGCTAA